The following DNA comes from Bacteroidales bacterium.
TTTGATTATCCGATAAAAAATGTTGACATAATTATTGGAGGTCCGCCGTGCCAGCCTTTTTCTGTAGGTGGCTACCAGAATGGTGTGAATGATTCCCGTAACGGTTTTCCAATATTTATCGACGCTATCCAACGGCTCAAACCAAAGGTGTGGATGTTTGAAAATGTCAGAGGACTTCTCTATACAAACAAATGGTATTTCGAACATGTTGTCAAAGAACTGCACGATCTGGGATATATTATAGATTATCAGTTGCTTAACGCCGTCAATTATGGCATACCTCAAAACCGTGAAAGACTTTTCGTTTTTGGTCATAAATCTAAATCCAAATTCATGTTTCCAAAAAGATCACCTCGCAAGATTAATGCTGGTGAGGCAGTTGGTGACTTGATGTATACTGTACCTGAAAACAGTAAGTTTCTCACAAAGACTATGGATGACTATGTTGCCAGATATGAAAAGGCATCGGATTGCATAAATCCACGGGACTTGTATCCGGATAGACCTGCCCGCACTTTGACCTGTAGAAATTTAGCTGGCGCGACAGGAGATA
Coding sequences within:
- a CDS encoding DNA cytosine methyltransferase, encoding MEYVKMLNKVLSPVHTEKDVNVLDLFAGCGGLALGFEAAGFKTIGFEMEAVYAETYRNNLNSECFATKLYDGFDYPIKNVDIIIGGPPCQPFSVGGYQNGVNDSRNGFPIFIDAIQRLKPKVWMFENVRGLLYTNKWYFEHVVKELHDLGYIIDYQLLNAVNYGIPQNRERLFVFGHKSKSKFMFPKRSPRKINAGEAVGDLMYTVPENSKFLTKTMDDYVARYEKASDCINPRDLYPDRPARTLTCRNLAGATGDMHRVRLPDGRRRRLSVREAARLQSFPDWFVFHGNESQQFNQIGNAVPPYLAYQLALSLKECYHSQEFLTETEIRERKMIFDQTLTLF